The Ketobacter sp. MCCC 1A13808 DNA segment TGAAGGCCGAATGCGGTTTACGATGGAAAGCACATGGGAGGATGCCAGCGTCTCGCGATGGCTCAGCACATCGATCGTTGCCGCTACCGCCCCACACTGACTGTGCCCCAACACCACCACCAAAGGCGTACCGAACTGGCTGACCGCGTATTCAATGCTGCCGATCTGTGACGGTGCGACAATATTACCCGCTACCCTGATTACGAACAGATCCCCCAGTCCTTGATCGAAAATGATTTCCGCAGGCACTCTTGAGTCAGAGCACCCCAACACAATGGCAAAGGGGGCCTGACCTTCAACCAACTCCGTGCTGTGC contains these protein-coding regions:
- a CDS encoding carbonic anhydrase, with the translated sequence MITAQQALTSLKEGNQRFVSGLQSIETRVRQMHSTELVEGQAPFAIVLGCSDSRVPAEIIFDQGLGDLFVIRVAGNIVAPSQIGSIEYAVSQFGTPLVVVLGHSQCGAVAATIDVLSHRETLASSHVLSIVNRIRPSVEPLFDAGLRDDRPKLMQAAVRANVRASANHLRHGSAMLEPLIAAGSLTIVGAEYSLENGEVDFFEGL